In one window of Rhodoglobus vestalii DNA:
- a CDS encoding GntR family transcriptional regulator — MTIPRDVRPLPLVVAEDLRNRILAGEWSPGEQLPSESALAESARVSRPTIRAAIKSLVSIGLVRVRHGSGTFVTARPSHIVSGLQELRSTSETIASSRGASEVRYRLRERRAATEDEAMLFESNPPFEVIALERCFVAGDEPVAFEWALLNAAILPPDLDPTTLPSSIFSVFASLDLLPEQAVANVHASAEVVDWAGLAKPDALYLCLTQQSYLADGKVITWSKTLFAEKDFEFTIVRTRSPY, encoded by the coding sequence ATGACTATCCCTCGCGACGTGCGTCCGCTGCCCCTCGTAGTCGCCGAGGACCTGCGCAATCGAATCCTTGCTGGTGAGTGGTCACCGGGCGAACAACTCCCCTCTGAGTCGGCGCTTGCCGAATCCGCGCGGGTCAGCCGTCCGACGATTCGGGCCGCGATCAAGTCGCTGGTGTCGATCGGCCTCGTTCGAGTGCGGCACGGTTCTGGAACATTCGTAACCGCGCGACCCTCGCATATCGTGTCGGGGCTGCAGGAACTGCGATCGACCTCGGAGACCATCGCATCATCTCGCGGCGCCTCAGAAGTACGCTACCGCCTTCGTGAGCGGCGAGCAGCCACTGAGGACGAGGCGATGCTATTCGAATCGAACCCACCATTCGAAGTGATCGCGCTTGAGCGCTGCTTCGTGGCAGGTGACGAACCGGTCGCCTTCGAGTGGGCTCTCCTGAATGCCGCAATCCTTCCGCCTGATCTTGATCCGACGACCCTTCCCAGCTCCATCTTCTCGGTATTTGCCTCGCTCGATCTGCTCCCGGAGCAGGCCGTGGCGAACGTGCACGCGAGCGCTGAAGTTGTCGACTGGGCTGGCCTGGCAAAACCCGATGCACTATATCTGTGCCTCACACAGCAGTCCTACCTCGCGGACGGCAAGGTCATCACGTGGTCGAAGACCCTATTCGCCGAAAAGGACTTCGAGTTCACGATCGTACGCACGAGATCGCCGTACTAA
- a CDS encoding phosphotransferase — MSSGLLTDRDGVVAYLEFAHLSATLADEADHITVREVTAGNMNRVFIAEGPLGSLAIKQAPPFINVIGEGAPMDPSRIGAEARAYAQLARLAPDTVPAIAHLDLDEYVMVMEDLSELTVLRDGLVDQVTARLAGEATSEIDCAAIGSVVGRFIGELTFSTSETSLGRSAFEELTRESSNPDLCALTLQYVLGEPYRDVANNHWVPALEGRVRQLWNDSAVAAAVERVSKVFTESPQGLLHGDLHTGSVMVRLPNVGHDLDVKVFDPEFSFVGPIGMDLGLFWANMRIAAMAADAAGQTDLAVMRASAVDTSREAFRAAWQDTASPEFLDQVEREAWGFAGAEMIRRVIGVARAADLELLPADECAAASVAVFDEGRSLLLDPSTGPVAHI, encoded by the coding sequence ATGAGCAGTGGACTGCTGACCGATCGCGACGGAGTCGTTGCGTATCTGGAGTTCGCGCACTTGAGTGCGACCCTTGCTGACGAAGCGGATCACATCACGGTGCGTGAAGTGACCGCGGGCAACATGAATAGGGTGTTCATTGCCGAGGGGCCGCTGGGTAGTCTCGCTATCAAGCAGGCGCCGCCATTCATCAATGTGATCGGGGAAGGCGCCCCGATGGATCCGTCGCGCATCGGCGCCGAGGCTCGTGCGTATGCGCAGCTCGCCCGGCTGGCCCCCGATACTGTGCCAGCAATCGCTCACCTGGACCTCGACGAGTACGTGATGGTCATGGAGGATCTCTCCGAGCTGACGGTTCTTCGCGATGGGCTAGTCGACCAAGTAACTGCTCGACTGGCCGGCGAGGCCACGAGTGAGATCGATTGTGCTGCTATCGGTTCTGTCGTTGGCAGGTTCATCGGAGAGCTGACTTTCAGTACCAGTGAAACATCCTTGGGGCGCAGTGCTTTCGAGGAGTTGACTCGGGAGTCAAGCAATCCTGACCTCTGCGCCCTCACTCTCCAGTACGTGCTCGGCGAGCCGTACCGCGATGTCGCGAACAACCATTGGGTACCCGCACTTGAGGGCCGTGTTCGTCAGCTCTGGAACGATAGCGCGGTCGCAGCAGCTGTCGAGAGGGTTTCCAAAGTATTCACGGAATCCCCCCAGGGACTTCTCCACGGCGATCTCCACACTGGTTCGGTGATGGTACGCCTCCCGAACGTTGGCCATGACCTAGACGTCAAAGTCTTCGACCCTGAGTTCAGCTTTGTCGGCCCTATCGGTATGGACCTTGGGCTCTTTTGGGCGAACATGCGGATCGCGGCGATGGCAGCCGACGCCGCGGGCCAGACCGATCTCGCTGTTATGCGGGCCTCGGCCGTCGACACTAGCCGGGAAGCGTTCCGTGCGGCGTGGCAGGACACCGCTTCGCCCGAGTTCTTGGATCAGGTCGAACGCGAGGCCTGGGGTTTCGCGGGGGCGGAGATGATCCGGCGGGTGATCGGAGTGGCCCGAGCGGCCGACCTTGAGTTGCTTCCAGCCGATGAATGTGCGGCCGCATCCGTTGCGGTCTTTGACGAAGGCCGCTCGCTTCTTCTGGACCCGTCGACGGGCCCGGTCGCACATATCTGA
- a CDS encoding substrate-binding domain-containing protein, protein MATSSRTMRVAALAFALSAAIALGGCAQSSGTAGSSGAVPEPGATATGPRPAPFDGDPVKVALVRQSGAGDYFQAWGAGAEAQAEIANIELTISDARNDNAQMASDMQRAIDSEPAAIIVSHGLADTMQPLVSEAVAAGITVVVYDLALTDAEGVVVTSQSDEELASNVLDLMAEDIGAGAKVGYVSATGFAPLDRRAEVWKSFVEEYDWDVVFSTGKVSDSTANDNIPLVAAAIAQNPDVEAIFAPYDEITKGAVAAVLQAGKEDQIKVYGIDISNADMQVMLGEGSPWIATAASDPSAVGAAVVRTAAMTLAGLNSEMSIEFPSVLITQEALRSGGITNVDDLLAAEPKLLMRDVMTAAWLPAIS, encoded by the coding sequence ATGGCTACATCTTCTCGAACCATGCGTGTTGCCGCTCTCGCGTTCGCGCTGAGCGCTGCGATCGCGCTTGGAGGTTGCGCGCAGAGTTCCGGCACAGCCGGTTCTTCTGGCGCAGTGCCCGAGCCGGGCGCTACCGCTACCGGTCCTCGGCCCGCTCCGTTCGATGGCGACCCGGTAAAGGTTGCTCTCGTTCGACAGAGCGGCGCTGGCGACTACTTCCAGGCGTGGGGCGCAGGCGCAGAGGCTCAGGCCGAGATCGCCAACATCGAACTCACTATTTCGGATGCACGCAACGACAATGCACAGATGGCTAGTGACATGCAGCGCGCGATCGACAGCGAGCCTGCGGCCATCATTGTGAGCCACGGACTCGCCGACACCATGCAGCCTCTCGTCTCGGAGGCTGTCGCCGCCGGAATCACTGTCGTCGTCTACGACCTCGCGTTGACCGACGCCGAGGGAGTCGTCGTCACGTCGCAGTCTGACGAAGAGTTGGCCTCCAACGTGCTTGACCTCATGGCGGAAGACATTGGGGCTGGCGCCAAGGTTGGTTACGTGTCTGCGACTGGGTTCGCTCCGCTCGACCGTCGAGCCGAGGTCTGGAAGTCCTTCGTCGAGGAGTACGACTGGGACGTCGTATTCTCAACTGGAAAGGTCAGCGACTCGACGGCCAATGACAACATCCCTCTCGTTGCCGCGGCGATCGCCCAGAATCCTGATGTGGAGGCCATCTTCGCGCCGTACGACGAGATCACTAAGGGCGCTGTGGCCGCTGTGCTTCAGGCAGGCAAGGAGGATCAGATCAAGGTCTACGGTATCGACATCTCGAATGCCGACATGCAGGTCATGCTGGGCGAAGGAAGCCCCTGGATCGCTACTGCTGCATCTGACCCGTCGGCTGTCGGTGCTGCCGTGGTCCGGACCGCCGCTATGACCCTCGCCGGTCTCAACTCGGAAATGTCGATTGAGTTCCCGTCGGTACTCATCACTCAGGAAGCCCTCAGGTCAGGTGGGATCACTAACGTGGATGATTTGCTGGCCGCCGAGCCCAAGTTGCTTATGCGGGATGTCATGACCGCCGCCTGGCTGCCGGCAATCTCTTGA
- a CDS encoding sugar ABC transporter ATP-binding protein: MAGAPVVTVTGLSVAYGSNTVLRDVNLEFQAGRITALLGANGAGKSTLIKALSGSNPQYRGSILIDGQIVSLGSPAKAKALGISTVHQKVADGVVPGLSIAENVLLDDLAHASKSPILNSRRMLLEARKAFHKLGVDWSDRFLQLDAGRLNISDAQMLVLARALRGRPRMLILDEPTSALTASESERLFAVLRDLKGTGLAIVYVSHRFGEIDALADRVTVLRDGVVQSTMSRPFEWPTILFDMLGRRADLKRERTDVSRGKADLLSISGLQLFDEGTPLDLVVRSGEILGVLGLIGAGKTELAETLTGLRAPLAGRIELEGANYAPRRPSDAIRAGVVLVPEDRQQQGILPGWSIAQNVSLPFLKRLSRGGILHRRSELESARGVIDDLGVVTTGADASIDDLSGGNQQKVVVGRWLSGQPKLVVLDEPFRGVDIGARRDIGDKLRSMTGSGRGVIVFAGDVDEILDVADRVVVLVQGSVELDAYIDETDEDAVINAFLGDIGTQETIT, from the coding sequence GTGGCGGGCGCACCTGTTGTCACGGTGACTGGCCTATCGGTCGCCTACGGATCGAACACGGTGCTTCGTGACGTCAACCTCGAGTTCCAAGCAGGGCGGATCACCGCCCTGCTTGGGGCCAACGGGGCGGGAAAGTCGACGCTCATCAAGGCGCTCAGCGGCTCGAACCCTCAGTATCGGGGCTCGATCCTCATCGATGGGCAGATTGTGAGCCTCGGCTCACCCGCAAAGGCAAAAGCCCTTGGTATCTCCACCGTCCACCAGAAAGTGGCGGACGGCGTCGTACCTGGGCTCAGCATCGCCGAAAATGTGCTGCTCGATGACCTCGCTCACGCCTCGAAAAGTCCGATCCTTAATTCCCGTCGCATGCTGTTGGAGGCTCGGAAAGCGTTTCACAAGCTTGGTGTTGATTGGTCTGATCGTTTCCTTCAACTTGATGCGGGGCGGTTGAATATCTCGGATGCGCAGATGCTCGTTCTCGCTCGCGCATTGCGGGGCCGTCCACGGATGCTGATCCTCGACGAGCCGACGTCAGCCCTTACAGCGTCGGAGTCTGAGCGGTTGTTCGCTGTGCTCCGCGATCTGAAGGGCACCGGTCTGGCGATTGTCTATGTGTCTCATCGATTCGGTGAGATCGATGCTCTCGCCGATCGCGTTACTGTCCTTCGTGACGGTGTTGTGCAGAGCACGATGTCACGACCGTTCGAGTGGCCGACCATTTTGTTTGACATGCTGGGTCGTCGAGCCGACCTCAAGCGAGAGCGCACCGATGTGTCGAGGGGGAAGGCTGACCTTCTCTCAATCTCGGGGTTGCAGCTCTTTGACGAGGGGACACCACTCGACCTCGTTGTGCGTTCAGGGGAGATCCTCGGCGTGCTCGGTTTGATTGGTGCTGGCAAGACAGAGCTCGCGGAGACACTTACCGGTCTCCGTGCGCCGTTGGCAGGCCGCATCGAGCTCGAGGGAGCGAATTATGCACCGCGGCGCCCCTCGGATGCGATTAGGGCGGGAGTTGTCTTGGTTCCCGAGGATCGCCAGCAGCAGGGTATCCTGCCGGGTTGGTCGATCGCGCAAAACGTATCGTTGCCGTTCCTCAAGCGGCTCTCTCGTGGCGGAATTCTCCATAGACGCTCTGAACTGGAAAGTGCCCGCGGGGTCATTGATGACCTTGGAGTCGTGACGACGGGAGCAGACGCATCCATTGACGATCTCTCCGGCGGCAACCAACAGAAAGTCGTTGTGGGCCGGTGGTTGTCTGGCCAACCCAAACTCGTCGTTCTCGATGAGCCATTCCGTGGGGTCGATATCGGCGCTCGGCGCGACATCGGCGACAAGCTGCGGTCAATGACCGGATCCGGGCGAGGCGTGATCGTGTTCGCGGGTGACGTCGACGAGATACTCGATGTTGCTGATCGCGTGGTGGTGCTGGTGCAAGGATCGGTCGAACTCGACGCATACATAGATGAGACGGACGAAGACGCCGTCATCAACGCCTTCTTGGGCGATATCGGAACGCAGGAGACAATCACATGA
- a CDS encoding ABC transporter permease, translated as MTTTSTGTEPANASRDRGGVGPGLSPRPLRERLSAIVVRWGFIAVTIALVGFFTLINPNFLAPDSIFGVLRLVAPIGLAGLGVMLTLTVTGIDLSVGSAAGFAVSVAAWTMVVGNQVGGVAILVVMLGGLAIGLLNALLILVAKIPDLLATLATMFVVVGLKLLIVDGKSISSNMSLADGSTAAGRFTDDFLALDRGTVGPVPVPVIIFAVITVVLWFILEKTKWGRVLYAIGANSEATRLAGIRVKLYRTAAYVGCSLLASLAGLLLAARIGQGDVSAGGSLLLDAIAVALVSVSVLGLGRPNAWGTALGAVLIGVMTTGFTMIGLPYYAQDLGKGVVLVVALLFSFTFSKKRINVVAGSTSSVG; from the coding sequence ATGACCACCACAAGCACAGGAACCGAGCCGGCCAACGCCAGCCGTGACAGGGGTGGCGTTGGTCCCGGACTTTCGCCCCGACCGTTGCGAGAACGGCTGTCGGCTATCGTCGTACGATGGGGATTCATTGCGGTGACCATCGCTCTGGTCGGCTTCTTCACGCTGATCAACCCCAACTTTCTCGCCCCGGATTCGATCTTCGGAGTTCTGCGACTTGTCGCTCCGATCGGGCTCGCGGGGCTGGGCGTTATGCTCACTCTCACCGTCACTGGGATTGACCTGTCGGTCGGGTCGGCTGCTGGGTTTGCCGTGTCTGTCGCGGCTTGGACGATGGTCGTCGGCAACCAAGTTGGAGGCGTAGCAATTCTGGTTGTCATGCTTGGCGGCCTCGCGATCGGCCTGCTGAACGCGCTGCTCATCTTGGTTGCCAAGATCCCCGACCTGCTGGCAACCCTCGCCACGATGTTCGTCGTCGTCGGACTCAAGCTGCTGATCGTGGACGGAAAGTCAATTTCGTCGAACATGTCACTGGCGGATGGTTCGACAGCCGCGGGGCGTTTCACCGACGACTTCCTTGCTCTTGACCGAGGAACTGTTGGCCCAGTGCCGGTGCCGGTCATTATCTTCGCCGTCATCACGGTCGTGCTCTGGTTCATTCTGGAGAAGACCAAGTGGGGGCGGGTTCTCTATGCGATCGGAGCAAACTCGGAAGCCACTCGACTCGCAGGTATCCGGGTGAAACTGTATCGGACTGCCGCGTACGTTGGATGCAGCCTTCTCGCCTCACTTGCCGGACTGCTGCTTGCCGCCCGCATTGGTCAGGGCGACGTCTCGGCGGGCGGCTCCCTGCTGCTCGATGCAATCGCTGTCGCGCTTGTCAGCGTTTCGGTTCTTGGTCTTGGTCGACCGAACGCGTGGGGCACGGCTCTGGGGGCTGTGCTCATCGGCGTGATGACCACGGGGTTCACGATGATCGGGCTTCCGTACTACGCCCAGGATCTCGGCAAAGGGGTTGTGCTTGTAGTGGCGCTTCTCTTCAGCTTCACCTTCTCAAAGAAACGCATAAATGTGGTCGCCGGGTCAACGTCAAGCGTCGGCTGA
- a CDS encoding sugar-binding transcriptional regulator, with the protein MLGRVAALHYLHGMNHQEIADLLGLSRVQVTRALAKARREGIVEIRIHSDEPIFPDLQVALASRYGIASTWIAPSFPEPNETLASVGTLGAACLQSALRPGATVAVGLSTTLASIAPHFGPDQLDVTIVPAIGSRPGARRSVSPHEVARQLADAAGARAYHLPAPYLASSKLSAAMIRSEPDVASALELARHADIGLFGLGGVTHGSGTVVDTTMSDEKVSQLIARGAVGDISGSFFDLGGRFVTGPVDDRMIGLTYAEILALPVRIGVAFGRDKVQVIKAALTGGIITALVTDYETANALTT; encoded by the coding sequence ATGCTTGGACGCGTTGCTGCCCTGCACTATCTCCATGGCATGAACCACCAAGAGATCGCCGATCTTCTCGGGTTGTCCCGTGTGCAAGTAACGCGCGCGCTTGCCAAGGCGCGGCGCGAAGGCATCGTCGAGATTCGAATCCACAGTGACGAGCCAATCTTCCCCGACCTCCAAGTAGCACTCGCGTCGCGGTACGGAATCGCGAGCACATGGATCGCACCTAGTTTTCCTGAACCCAACGAGACCCTCGCGTCCGTTGGCACTTTAGGGGCTGCCTGCCTGCAGTCGGCCCTGAGGCCGGGGGCAACGGTTGCCGTAGGGCTTTCAACAACCCTCGCATCGATCGCACCCCACTTTGGCCCCGACCAACTTGATGTGACTATTGTTCCCGCAATCGGAAGCCGCCCAGGAGCCCGTCGCTCAGTGAGTCCCCATGAAGTCGCCCGGCAGTTGGCGGATGCCGCCGGAGCGCGTGCATATCATCTCCCGGCACCTTATCTTGCCTCCTCGAAGCTCTCAGCAGCTATGATTCGGTCGGAACCCGATGTCGCTTCAGCTCTCGAGCTAGCGCGACATGCGGACATCGGGCTATTCGGCCTCGGTGGCGTCACGCACGGTAGTGGAACAGTGGTGGACACCACCATGTCTGACGAGAAGGTCTCGCAACTCATAGCTCGCGGTGCGGTTGGAGACATCTCGGGGTCATTTTTCGATCTCGGCGGACGCTTCGTCACTGGCCCGGTGGACGACCGGATGATTGGGCTCACCTACGCTGAGATACTCGCCCTGCCTGTGCGCATCGGTGTGGCCTTCGGCCGCGACAAAGTGCAGGTAATCAAAGCCGCCCTGACCGGAGGCATCATCACGGCCCTCGTCACTGACTACGAAACAGCGAACGCTCTGACGACCTGA
- a CDS encoding class II aldolase/adducin family protein produces the protein MTDSDFNAALIDQVIAMGADIVRRKLTLASAGNISFRDPENPTRFFVTAAASWLDALTEEDLSHIDMHGTVLSGSAQPSSEWRVHAEAYLTRTDVDAVVHAHPQYSVLLDALGHRVRLITLDHVSYVKSVGMTPFAPNASTSLASGVASQLHDHDCVIMSHHGCVVVGDTLTMAYRRILNLEEAAENTYRALALGDATTAFPADQVLSVHS, from the coding sequence ATGACTGACTCCGACTTCAACGCCGCACTAATCGATCAGGTGATCGCAATGGGAGCAGACATCGTCCGCCGCAAGCTGACTCTTGCAAGCGCTGGAAATATCTCCTTTCGGGACCCCGAGAACCCGACCCGGTTCTTCGTCACCGCGGCAGCATCCTGGCTCGACGCACTGACCGAAGAGGACCTGAGCCACATCGACATGCACGGAACCGTGCTGAGCGGGTCAGCCCAACCATCAAGCGAATGGCGCGTGCACGCTGAGGCGTACCTGACACGAACAGACGTAGATGCAGTGGTTCATGCGCACCCGCAGTACTCAGTGCTGCTCGACGCGTTGGGCCATCGCGTCAGGCTGATAACACTCGACCATGTCTCGTATGTGAAGTCAGTCGGAATGACACCCTTCGCGCCCAACGCCTCGACAAGTCTGGCGTCAGGGGTTGCTTCGCAGCTTCACGACCACGACTGCGTAATCATGTCCCATCATGGCTGCGTAGTCGTGGGCGATACGCTTACGATGGCTTACCGGCGTATTCTCAACCTGGAAGAAGCCGCAGAGAACACCTACCGCGCGCTAGCGCTCGGCGACGCCACTACGGCATTCCCTGCGGACCAAGTGCTGTCTGTTCATTCCTAG
- a CDS encoding transketolase — MSHTSTVDTTEIERIAAGIRRRVLEHTLTNNGGYMSQACSAAELLGCLYGGMVDLAPLPAPLIPPAFPGTPGPNGINRRSGADFHGPTSPSADRLVSSPAHYALVIYAALIETGRLDENALDDFNRDGGTVEMIGAEHSPGFETTTGSLAQAISQAGGIALARRLKNETGRTWVFMSDGEFQEGQTWEALNAASFYKLSKLRVIVDVNGGQCDGPMDTVMGIEPLAERIAAFGWNVHSVDGHSIEAILEAGADENDKPTMILCYTDPVRGLPILEERRPVLHYLRFTGEEEQARYQAALEEMSR, encoded by the coding sequence ATGAGTCATACCAGCACAGTCGATACGACAGAAATAGAGCGAATCGCAGCGGGAATTCGTCGAAGGGTGTTGGAACACACCCTCACCAACAACGGTGGCTACATGAGCCAAGCGTGCTCGGCCGCCGAACTGTTGGGCTGCCTCTACGGGGGCATGGTTGACCTTGCTCCCCTTCCGGCTCCGCTCATCCCGCCAGCTTTCCCGGGGACTCCGGGACCCAACGGAATCAACCGACGCTCTGGTGCCGACTTCCACGGCCCAACCAGCCCGTCGGCAGACCGACTGGTCTCAAGCCCTGCCCACTATGCACTCGTCATCTACGCGGCTCTGATTGAGACGGGTCGGCTTGACGAGAACGCTCTAGACGACTTCAACCGTGATGGCGGCACCGTCGAGATGATTGGCGCGGAACACTCTCCTGGCTTTGAGACCACGACCGGTTCACTTGCCCAAGCAATCTCTCAAGCTGGAGGAATCGCGTTAGCTCGCCGGCTCAAGAACGAGACGGGCAGAACCTGGGTATTCATGAGTGACGGAGAGTTTCAAGAAGGCCAAACCTGGGAGGCGCTGAACGCTGCCTCATTCTACAAACTCAGCAAGCTTCGGGTCATTGTCGACGTCAATGGAGGCCAGTGCGATGGCCCCATGGACACGGTGATGGGCATTGAGCCCCTCGCCGAACGCATCGCGGCCTTTGGCTGGAACGTCCATTCCGTTGATGGACACTCGATCGAAGCAATACTCGAGGCCGGTGCCGATGAAAACGATAAGCCGACCATGATCTTGTGTTACACGGACCCGGTCCGGGGCCTTCCTATCTTGGAGGAGCGCCGCCCCGTTTTGCACTACTTACGATTCACAGGAGAAGAGGAGCAAGCCCGTTACCAGGCTGCTCTCGAGGAGATGAGCCGATGA
- a CDS encoding transketolase family protein, with amino-acid sequence MSYDIVARPHQQNFIDWAADKPEVLVLSADLTNSCEVGKWRDTYPERFFSMGMAEQNMLGYAAGLAREGFEPWLHTFAVFLYRRPLDQLQMSVAYPSLKVRLIAFLPGIMTPGGVTHQAIEDIAIMRAIPNMTVLEVGDATEAQSVLDVAHAIDGPVYVRMLRGEVSRIFPESEPFQLNTARILSTGEDLTLITSGIMTEEALRAVPMMQERGLSITHLHISTLKPFDDPRVISAIARARHGVITMENHITVGGLGSAVAELMAEHAVGVPLRRIGVRDTYAHGASQKYLMAELGLDARSLVETAESLVGRSLGINDDELTQVRTVNVHSSAKAEGL; translated from the coding sequence ATGAGCTACGACATTGTTGCACGCCCCCACCAGCAGAACTTCATTGATTGGGCTGCAGACAAGCCCGAGGTGCTCGTGCTCTCTGCCGACCTCACCAACTCGTGCGAGGTGGGAAAATGGCGCGACACGTACCCCGAGCGTTTCTTCTCCATGGGGATGGCTGAGCAGAACATGCTCGGCTACGCCGCAGGTCTTGCGCGCGAGGGTTTCGAGCCTTGGCTGCACACCTTTGCCGTATTCCTCTACCGTCGGCCCCTTGATCAGCTGCAGATGTCGGTGGCTTATCCCTCGCTCAAGGTTCGACTAATCGCGTTCTTGCCGGGCATCATGACGCCGGGTGGAGTGACGCACCAGGCCATCGAGGACATTGCCATCATGCGCGCAATTCCCAACATGACTGTGCTGGAGGTTGGCGACGCCACAGAGGCTCAAAGCGTCTTGGATGTAGCTCACGCAATTGACGGACCAGTTTATGTTCGTATGCTCAGGGGCGAAGTTAGTCGAATCTTTCCGGAAAGCGAGCCTTTTCAGCTCAACACCGCTCGAATTCTCTCCACGGGGGAAGATCTGACACTGATCACGTCAGGAATCATGACCGAAGAGGCGCTGCGTGCCGTGCCGATGATGCAAGAGCGCGGGCTTTCGATTACCCACCTTCACATCTCCACCCTGAAGCCGTTTGATGACCCGCGTGTGATCAGCGCTATCGCCCGCGCTCGCCATGGCGTGATTACGATGGAGAACCACATCACTGTTGGTGGACTGGGCAGTGCTGTCGCTGAACTGATGGCGGAACATGCTGTAGGGGTCCCGCTGAGGCGGATTGGGGTTCGCGATACCTATGCGCACGGTGCCTCGCAGAAGTACCTCATGGCGGAACTTGGTTTGGATGCGCGTTCGCTCGTTGAGACCGCTGAAAGTCTCGTGGGTCGCTCACTGGGAATTAATGATGACGAACTGACTCAGGTTCGAACAGTAAATGTCCACAGCAGTGCCAAAGCGGAAGGGCTCTAG